Proteins encoded within one genomic window of Streptomyces kaniharaensis:
- a CDS encoding response regulator, with amino-acid sequence MIDVLVVDDDFRVADVHAAYVAKVPGFRVTGTAHSAGEALATLERRPVDLLLLDHHLPDETGLALVRRLRERQVPCDVMMVTAARDVSTVHAAMQHGALQYLVKPFTFAGLREKLVAYAQLRHALAAPAREAGQDEVDRLFATLRSAVSPAGPLPKGHSAPTTDLVLGVLRKAGRPLSAQEVADATGLSRSTAQRYLKQLERDSRLRLTLRYGDTGRPEHRYGLATRGR; translated from the coding sequence ATGATCGACGTACTCGTGGTGGACGACGACTTCCGGGTCGCGGACGTGCACGCCGCCTACGTGGCCAAGGTGCCGGGGTTCCGGGTGACGGGCACGGCACACTCGGCCGGTGAGGCGCTGGCCACGCTGGAGCGCCGCCCGGTCGACCTGCTGCTGCTCGACCACCACCTGCCGGACGAGACGGGCCTCGCCCTGGTACGCCGCCTGCGGGAGCGGCAGGTACCGTGCGACGTGATGATGGTGACGGCTGCCCGGGACGTGTCGACGGTGCACGCGGCGATGCAGCACGGCGCGCTCCAGTACCTCGTCAAGCCGTTCACGTTCGCCGGGCTGCGGGAGAAGCTCGTCGCGTACGCGCAGCTGCGGCACGCACTGGCCGCACCGGCCCGGGAGGCGGGCCAGGACGAGGTGGACCGGCTGTTCGCCACACTGCGCAGCGCCGTCTCCCCGGCCGGTCCGCTGCCGAAGGGCCACTCCGCGCCGACCACCGACCTGGTGCTGGGCGTGCTGCGGAAGGCGGGCCGTCCGCTGTCGGCGCAGGAGGTGGCGGACGCCACCGGGCTGAGCCGGTCGACGGCGCAGCGCTATCTCAAGCAGCTGGAGCGCGACAGCCGGCTGCGGCTGACGCTGCGCTACGGCGACACCGGTCGGCCGGAGCACCGGTACGGGCTGGCCACGCGCGGCCGGTGA